The genomic segment TCGATCAGCATGGCGTCGTCGCCAAAGCTGTGGCTGGCTTCGCGCTTGCACGCCGCCAGGGCTGCGGCAAAGTCTTCGGCCCGCTCCACCGCGCGCATGCCCTTGCCGCCGCCGCCGGCGCTGGCTTTGATGAGCACGGGGTAGCCGATGCGCTCGGCCTCGGCCTGGAGCAGCGCCGGGTCCTGGTTGGCGCCGTGGTAGCCCGGCACCAAGGGCACGCCGGCTTTTTCCATCAGCTGCTTGGCGCCGGCCTTGAGACCCATGTCCTCGATGGCCGACGGGGGCGGGCCGATGAAGACCAGGCCCGCCTCGGCGCAAGCCCGGGCGAACGCTGCGTTTTCACTCAAAAAACCGTAGCCGGGGTGGATGGCCTGCGCGCCCGTGGCTGTGGCGGCTTCGATGATGCGGTCTTGGCGCAAATAGCTGTCCCTGGGGGCATTGCCTCCGATATGCACGGCCTCGTCGCACAGCGCCACATGTTTGGCGCGAGCGTCGGCGTCGGAGTGCAAGGCGACGGTTTGAATCCCCATGCGCCTGGCCGTCACTGCCACCCGGCAAGCGATTTCCCCGCGATTGGCGATCAGGATTTTTTTGAACATTCGAGCTACCTTGGCAGAGCCGGAAAACAAAGCATGTGGCGCAGCAGGCCCGGGATCGCCGGGCGCGGGTCCACCGGACCGGAATCACCTTGGCCCGTGGCGGACGGCCATATGGCGGCGACAATCATGCCATCCCCGTTCGGGCATGCGCTGCGTCTGAATGCTCGTCACCCCCACGCAAGACCCCGAAACCCGGCGCTGAAGGAGCCCCATGGCCAGATACGGACAAGCATTCGACCGCCTGGTGCTGGCGCCGCCGCACGGCGCAGCGCTGGCGCCGATCGAGGCGCCTGTCTGGCGCAGCAGGGGGGTTGCGTGAGCGCCGCCCGGCCGCCCGAAGGCGCTCACACCGTAGCCGAAGGCGAAGGTGCTCCATCCTTCGCCGCCCGGCCGCCCGAAGGCGCTCACACCGCAGCCAAAGGCGAAGGTGCTCCATCCTTCGCCGCCCGGCCGCCCGAAGGCGCTCACACCGCAGCCGAAGGCGAAGGTGCCCCAGTCAGCGCCGCACGGCCGCCCGGAGGCGCTCATACCGCAGCCGAAGGCGAAGGTGCCCCAGTCAGCGCTCCGGATGAGGCCCAGCAAGCGGCAGCGGCCGCTTCGGCTGCGCGCACCCGGGGCATCGGTGTGTCATGCGGCCTGGCGGTCGCGCTGATCTGGTCGGGCTGGTCCGTGGCCACGCGCTTTGCGATGAAGACCGAGCTTGCGCCGGCCGATGTGACCTTTCTCCGGTTCGGGGTTGCCGCCATTTTTCTGTGGCCGGTCTTGTTGCGCCATGGTTTCGGTTTCAAGCGGATCGGCCGCCTGAATGTCTGCATCATGCTGATCGGTGCCGGCGTGCCGTTCATGATGCTGGCGGCTACCGGCATGCGCTTTGCTCCGGCATCGCATGTCGCCACGCTGATGATTGGCATGATGCCGATTTTCGTCGCGCTGTTGTCCGCGCTCTTTTTCCGCGAGCGTTTCAGCCGCGTGCAGCTTGGCGGGCTGGCGACGGTGATCGTCGGCGCGGCCTGCCTGGGCGGCCATGCGCTGATCGCCGATCGCGGCGCCGGTGAATGGCGCGGCGATCTGCTGTTTTTGTGCGCAGGGCTGTGCTTTGCCAGTTATACGGTGGTGCAGCGGCGCTCCGGCATCAGCCCGTGGCATGCGACGGCGCTGGTGAATGTCGGCTCGGCCCTGGTCTTTGCCCCGATCTATTGGCTGTTTCTGCAGCCGCGCATTTTCACTGCGCCGGTGTCCGATCTGTTGTTTCAAGTGTTTGCGCAAGGCGTCTGCGCGGCCATCGTCGCGATGTTCTTCTACGCCGAAGCGGTGCGGCGGCTCGGCGCGCCGCGCGCGGCGATCTTCGGTGCGCTGACGCCGGCCTTTGCCGTGCTGATCGGCATTCCCGCCTTGGGCGAAATCCCCGGCGGCGTCGGCCTGGCCGGAATCGCCCTGGTGATGGCGGGCGTGGTTCTCGTCGTGACCGGCGCCAGGCCCCGGCCGGCCTGACGCGCCACCGCGCCATCGCGCCACAAGGCGTCAATGGCGCTGTTGGCGCTGTGGCAGCAGTTGCGGGATGGTGGTCGCCGGCGGGGTGTTGCGGCTGCGGCCACAGCGCACCAGGCCGTCGATCATGACCATGCCGATGCCGGGAATGTCGCCCAGTTGCAGGCTTTGCAGCAGCGTGCTGCCGGCGCTGTGCTGTGCGCGGTCCATGAACACGAAGTCGGCGGCCCGGCCGACTTCGATGAGGCCGCAGTCGAGTCGGCGGATGCGCGCGGTGTTGCCGGTGGCAAAGCAAAACACCAACTCTGCCGGTATCTCGGCAAAGCTCGCTATCAGCGCGATCATGCGCAGCATGCCCAGCGGCTGTGCGCCCGAGCCTGCGGGCCCGTCGGTGCCCAGGATGACGCGGTGCGGGCAGCGCAGCGCGATGGCTGCGCGGGCGGCTTCGATGGCGATTTTCTCGTTGCCGTTGTGCACCAGTTCGATGGCGCGCGCGGACTTCTCGCACAGCTCGCATACCTGCCGCCAGGGCAGCGCGGTGTGGCCGCCGTTGATGTGGCCGATCACGTCGGCGTCGGCTTCGAGCACCACGTCCTTGTCGATGAGTCCCGAGCCGGGGATCGAGGGGCCGCCGGTGTGGATGGTGCTCTGTATGCCGTGCTGGCGCGCCCAGGCCACCATTTGCCGGGCTTCGCCGCCGGCCTTGACCGAGCCCAGGCCGACTTCGCCGAGCAGCCTGACGCCGGCCTGCGCCAAGTCCTTGAAGTCTTGCTCGGTCAGGCCCTTTTCGATCACCGGCGCGCCGGCCAGCACCTTCACGCCCCCGGGGCGGAAGTTGTCGAACGCGCGCTGCGCGGTGATCGCCAGGGCCTTCAGACCCACGATGTCCCTGGGCCGGCCGGGCAGATGCACCTCGCCGGCGGAAACCATCGTGGTCACGCCGCCATGCATGCTCGAATCGATCCAGCCGAGCTGGTTCTGGCGCGGGGTCCAGTCGCCCGGCACCGGGTGCACATGGCTGTCGATCAGGCCCGGCGCGACGCAGGTCTGGCAGGCGTCGATCAGCGTCCGGGCCTGCCCGGTGTCGCAGTCCTTGGCGCGGCCGACGGCGCTGATCAGGCCGTCATGCACCACGATGGTGTCCGCGTCCAGGATCGGCCGGTTCAGGTCGCCGGACAGCATCAGACCGATGTTCCGGATGACGACCTTGCCGGACTTGTCGCTGGCGCTCGCCGGTGTCATGGGGCCTCCGCGCGGGGTGGGTGGATGGAGTCAGCGGGTTGGGCGCGGGGCAGGCAAGGGCCCGGGGCCACGGTGCGCAGCACGCTGTCGATCACGAAGCGCTCCCAATGCGCCAGCGCCTGGGCGCTTTCCAGGTCTTCGCCGAGGAAGGCCGACAGCGTGTGCCGGTTGGACATGTAGAAGTAGCCGGTGGCGGCGATCAGCAGGTAGATGTCGCGCGCCGCGACATCCTGGCGGAAAAGCCCTTGCGCCTGGCCGCTGGCCAGCACCTGGCCGATCACCGCGATGGCGGGCGACGAGTACTCCCGGGCGCGCATCGATTTGGCGATATGCCGGCCCTTGTGCAGGTTTTCGGTGTTCAGCAGCGTGACGAATTCGGGGTTCTTGCGGTAGTAGCCGACCACGAAGCGGATCACCGCCTGCAAAGCCTCCACCGGAGCGTCGATATCGAGGGCCAGCCTGGATTCGGCCTCGTTCATGCGCCGGTAGATGGCTTCGAGCACTTCGATGAACAGACCTTCCTTGCTGCCGAAGTAGTAGTAAATCATCCGGTCGAAGGACTTGGCGGCTTTGGAGATCTTCTCCACGCTGCCGCCTTCGTAGCCATAGCGCGCAAACACCTTGGTCGCCGCTTTCAGAATGCTGTCGCGCGTGGCCTGCGCCGCCTGTTCGCGGGCGCCTGTGCGGCGCGCGGCAGTCCGGGGTTTGGCGGCAGCAGGCATGGATGAGATCCGGGCGACTGTCTGGCAGGGCCGGGCGGGCGGTTCACTGCTCGGCAAACGCGCGTTCGATCACGAAGTCGCCGGGCTTGCTGGTGTTGCCTTCGTTGAAGCCGCGCTCGCGCATCATCTGCTTCAAATCACGCAGCATCTCGGGGCTGCCGCAGATCATCACCCGGTCTTGCATCGGGTTCAGCGCTGGCAGGTCCAGGTCGCGCGCCAGTTGGCCGTTGTCGATCACGGTGGTCGGTCGGCCCTGGTGCCTGAAAGGCTCGCGCGTCACCGTGGGGTAGTACCTGAACTGCCGGCGCACCAGTTCGCCCAGCAACTCGTGCCGGGGCAGTTCCTGCGCGAGGTAGTCGTGGTAGGCCAGCTCTTTGACGGCCCGCACGCCGTGCACCAGGATCACCTGCTCGAACTTCTCGTAGGTGTCCGGGTCGCGGATCAGGCTCAGGAACGGCGCCACGCCGGTGCCGGTGGCCAGCAGGTACAGGCGCTTGGCGGGCAGCAGGTAGTCGATCAGCAGCGTGCCGGTGGGCTTTTTGCCGACCACGATCTGATCGCCCACCCGTATGTGTTGCAGGCGCGAGGTCAGCGGACCGTCGGGCACCTTGATGCTCAGGAACTCCAGTTGCTCCTCGTAGTTGGGGCTGACGATGCTGTAGGCGCGCAGCAAGGGCTTGCCGTTCACGCGCAGGCCGATCATCGTGAAATGCCCGTTGGCAAAGCGCAAGGCGCTGTCGCGCGTGGTGGTAAAGGAGAACAGGCGGTCGGTCCAGTGGTGGACGCTCAGGACACGTTCTTCGAGAAAGGCGCTCATGGTGTTGTGGAAAATCGGCAAAGTTGAAAAACCGGCAGGGGGACAGGCCCGGAGCCGGCCCCTGCGCCGCCCAGTGTGGCCCAGTGCGGCCCCATTGTTTCGCATCCGGGCCTGCGGGAAGCCAAAACCGCCGTTGCAGGCTCGAAGCGCTTGCGCTACATTCGCGCTGAATGTAGTGACTGCAACATCAAAGTTGAGCAAATGCTACACGGCATGCGCCGGACCTGCAAGCCCTGGCGCACAGGCAATGGATGCTGCAATGAGGCAATGGAAATTGGGCCGCCACGATGACCGAACATACCAGGACCGATGGGCTTGCCGGCATGGCGCTGCCGCCGCAGGAACTGCCGCCGGAGCCGGCCCGGCCTGGCGGCGCCGCCAAGCTCCAGTGCCATGCCTGTCCGGTGCTGTGCCAAATCGCGCCAGGCCGCGCCGGGGCCTGCGACCGCTATGCCAACCGGGACGGTGCGCTGGTGCGGCTCGACCCCCTGGTGCTGCTGCGCAAAACCCTGGATGCGGGTGCGGCCACGCTGGTGCCTTTTGCGCCCCGTGGCGCTGACGCCGGTGCAGCCGGTGGCGCCGACGCCAGCGCCGACACAGCGGCGCCATGGTCCGGCGATCTGCTGCACGCCGACGAGGTGTTCGTCACCGGTGTCGGCGCTTCCACCACCTACCCTGATTACAAGCCGGCCCCTTTCATCGTCGGCTCCCGGGTGCAGGGCGTGGACATGGTGACGGTGGTCACCGAGGGCATCTTCAGCTATTGCAGTTTCAAAGTGAAGATCGACACGGACCGTTTTCTCGGCCCCGAGCAGGCCCCCGTGCGCTGCCAGGGCGAGGCGGTAGGCCATGTGACCACGGCGGAGTACGGCTCGCAGATGCTGTCGCTCGGCGGCGTGCAGCACCTGACCGGCGGCAGCCGCAAGGAGGGCCGCATCACCGCCGAGCTGATGCAGCGGCTGGGCAACAAACAGGCGGTGGAACTGGGCATAGACGCTGGCGCGCAACTGCTGCTGCAGGCCGGCCGCGCACCCATCGTCAACGGCGTGGCCGAGCAACGCATGCGGGTGGGCTGCGGCTCTGCCGTGATCGGTATCTTTGCGCGCCAGTGCTGCGGCCATGCCGATGAAGTGGTGGTGGTCGATGACCACATCACCGGCGTGCTGACCGAGCACCAGGCCGGCCGCTGCCTGGGCATGAAGCCCTCGGGCATACGCATGCGCGGGCGCAAATCCACCCCGGGGCGCTACTTCCAGGTGGCGCAGCCCGGCACCGGCTGGGGCGGCACCGACTTGACCGACCCGCTGGCCATCATCGCCGGCTGGGACGCGCGGCGGGCCTGGCCCGGCTTGCGCCTGCTGATCACGTCGACCACCGGCGAACATGCCGGCTGGTACCTGCTCGACCGCCAACTCAAGCCGGTGCCAGCGCCGATGCCTGCGGCCGTCGGGCACATCGTGCAGCGCATCGGCCAAAACTGCGAAGCCGCGCTGAGCTCGGTGCTGTTCCTGGGCGGTGCCGGCGGCAGTCTGCGCGCCGGTGTCACCGAGAACCCGGTGCTGCTCACGCGCGCCATCAAGAATGCGCTGGTCCATGTCAGTTGCGGCGGCGCGCCGGCCTATCTGTGGCCGGGGGGCGGCATCACGGTGATGGCCGATGTGCTGCGCATGCCCGACAACAGCTTTGGCACCGTGCCCACGCCGGCCCTGGTCGCCCCGATGGAGTTCAGCATGCGCCGCGCAGACTATGCGGCGCTGGGCGGCCATGTGGCGCAGATCCGTGACCTGCGCGAGGTACTTGCGCAGGGCGCGTGGCATGGCGACGGGGCGCCCCGGGCGCGCCAGTGGCAGGGCCTGCCTGCGGGCAACCCCTGGCCGTCCTGGCCCTCTTGGCCGCCAGGCCAGCGCCCATTGCCGGGCACCCCTGCCGGGCGGGATTGATCATGCCGGCCTGGCGCTGTCTTCTGCCCGGTGGCCGCTGGCATTTTCAGCATGGGCCGATGGACCTGATCATCGAAGCCCGGGGCGACAGCCGCGCCGTGGCCCTGGCCCATGAGCGCGCCTGGCTGCGCTTTGCCGGTCTGTTGCAGGAGTTGGTGGACGAGTTGCCTGCGCTGCGCGCGCCGGTGGGCGCCGGCTGTGCGCTGCGCGGCGTGGTGGCGCGCCGCATGTGGGCGGCCTGCAGGCCGTACCGCGCGGGCTTCATCACCCCGATGGCGGCGGTGGCGGGCGCGGTGGCGCAGGAGATTTTGGCCGGCTACGCCCGGGACGGCATCGCGCGCGCCTGGGTCAACAACGGCGGCGACATCGCGCTGCACCTGGCGCCCGGCGCGTCGGCCAGCGTGGGCATTTGCTCCGACATCGCGGCGCTGGATGCGGCGCAACTGCGCAACGGCTTGTTGCCGGACGGCCAGTTGCGCATCCGCAGCGCGATGCCGGTGCGGGGTGTGGCCACCAGCGGCTGGCGCGGGCGCAGCCAGTCGCTGGGCATTGCCGACAGCGTCACGGTGTTGGCGCGCACGGCGGCCGAGGCCGACGCTGCGGCGACCATCGTGGCCAACGCCGTCGATGTGCCCGATGAGCGCATTGGCCGCATGCCGGCCTGGCAGGTGCGCGCCGACAGTGACCTGGGCGCGCTGCCTGTCACGGTGGCCGTGCCGGCGCTGCCCGCCGGGCAAGTGCGCCATGCGCTGCGGCAAGGGCTGGAAAAAGCGCAGCGATTGCAGTCCGACGGCCTGCTGTGGTGGGCCTTGCTGGTCTGCCAGCGCCAGTGGGTGGCCACGGCGGCGGCGCCGGCCCGGTCTTTGCACCAGCCATTGCACTTGCACAGGTCGCTCCCATGATCCGCATCCGGCGTGTTTTCACCCAGTTGGAGGACATCCGCCACGAATTCGGCCCGGTCGCCGACCGGCCGCTGCTGCGCGGCGCCATCGCTGCGGTGCTGAGCAATCCTTATGCGGGCCGGTACGAGCAAGACATTCTGGCGCTGATGGATGCGCTGCAGGATGTGGGCCTGGACCTGGCCCGGCGCCTGCTCCAGACGCTGGCGGTGCCGGCCGGGCGCATCGAGGGCTATGGCAAGGGCGCCATCGTCGGCGCGGCGGGCGAGCTCGAACATGGCGCGCTGTGGCATGTCCCCGGGGGCTATGCGATGCGCGAGTTGCTGGGTTGGCAGGCAGAGCGCAGCGCCGATGCCCGAAGCGCCAAGGGCGCCAAGGGCACCAAGGACCCCCAAGGCGCCCGGGGCCGCGGGCAGGGCGCCAATGCCTTGGCCATCGTGCCGGCCACGAAGAAGGTCGGCGCGCCGGGTTGCGCGCTGGATGTGCCGCTGACCCATATCAACGCCAGCTATGTGCGCAGCCACTTCGACACCATCGAGTTGCGCGTGCCCGGCGCGCCGGCGGCCGATGAACTCATCGTCATCCTGGCCATGTCCACCGGCCCGCGCATCCATGCTCGCGTCGGCGGCCTGGCAGCCGCCGACATCAGCCAATGGAACGGTCTGCGCTAGTGTCGCGTCACCGATCAGATGTCGCAGGCTGCGCGCAGCCATCGGAGCGCAGCGCAAGGCGCAGCGCGCGGCCCATGCCGAGCGTATTGGCAAGCGATGCAACGCCGCGCTGCGCTTCGATGGCCAGCGCAGACCGACAGATGACCGATGACGCGACACTAGGGCGCAGTCCACGACACCGGGAGCCACCATGCCAGCCAGGATTCGGAAAATCATTGTCCAGACCGACGAGGTCCGCGTCGAGATGGGGCGCGACATTCAGCCGCCGGTGCGCAAGGCGCTGGCGCTGGCCGTGATCGACAACCCCTGCGCCGGTCGCTATGTGGAAAACCTCGATGCGCTGGCGGCCATCGGCGAGGAGCTCGGTGCGCTGCTGGGCCAGCGCTGCGTGCAGGCCCTGGGCATCGCGCCGGAGCAGGCGCACAGCTATGGCAAGGCCGCCATCGTCGGCGAGGCGGGCGAGCTCGAACATGCTGCCGCCGTGCTGCACCCCAAACTGGGCGCGGCGCTGCGCAGCGTGCTCGGCAAGGGGGCGGCCATCGTGCCATCGAGCAAGAAGATCGGCGGCTTGGGAACGGCCATCGACGTGCCGCTGGGCCACAAGGATGCCGCTTATGTGCGCAGCCATTTCGACGCCATCGAAGCGCGCGTGGCCGACGCGCCGCGCGCCAACGAGATCGTGGTCGCGATTGCCGTGACCGACAGCGGCCGGCCCCTGCCACGCATCGGCGGCCTGGATGCAGCCGGCATCCAGGGGCTCGATGGGCTGCGCTGAATGCCGCCTCCGGGCAACGACCCGCACCGGCACCGATCGCCCTGACCACCGCAGATCACCCCTGCCTGCCCTTTTTGAGGAGTTTTCCGATGCCGCTGCGAGCAAACCCCAGGCCCGCCATGGCCGCCGCCCTGCTGGCCACTGCGCTGGCCATGACGCTGGCCACGGTGCCGCCCCCTGCCCAGGCCCAAACCCGGGGGGTGATCAAAATCGGCGAGATCAACAGCTACAAGGCGCAACCGGCCTTCCTGGAGCCGTACAAGAAAGGCATGGAACTGGCGATCGAGGAGATCAATGCCGCCGGCGGCCTGCTGGGCAAGAGGGTGCAACTCATCGTCCGCGACGACAACGCCAACCCGGGCGATGCCGTGCGCGCTGCGCAGGAGCTGGTGGCGCGCGAAAAGATCGATGTGCTGACAGGCTCCTTTCTGTCGCACATCGGTCTGGCACTGGCCGACTTTGCCAAGCAAAACAAGTTCTTCTTCCTCGCCGGCGAGCCGCTGACCGACAAGATCGTCTGGCAAAGCGGCAACCGCTACACCTACCGCCTGCGCCCCTCGACCTACATGCAGGTGTCGATGATGGTGCCCGATGCGCTGGCGCTGAAAAAGAAGCGCTGGGCGCTGGTGTACCCGAACTACGAATACGGCCAGTCGGCTGCGGCCACCTTCAAGCAGTTGCTCAAGGCTGCGCAGCCGGATGTGGAGTTCGTCGCCGAGCAGGCGCCGCCGCTGGGCAAGGTGGATGCGGGCAGCGTGGTGCAGGCGCTGGCCGATGCCCGGCCCGAGGCCCTTTTCAACGTGCTGTTTGGCGCCGACCTGTCCAAGTTCGTGCGCGAAGGCAATACCCGCGGCCTGTTCCGGGGCCGCGAAGTGGTCAGCCTGCTGACCGGCGAGCCGGAGTATCTGGACCCGCTCAAGGACGAGGCGCCCAACGGCTGGATCGTCACCGGCTACCCCTGGTACGGCATACAGACGCCCGAGCACCAGGCCTTTCGCACGGCCTACCAGGCGCGCTTCAGCGACTACCCGCGCCTGGGCTCGATCGTTGGCTACAGCGCCATCCGGTCGCTCGCCGAGGGCCTGAAGAAGGCCGGATCGGTGGACGCCGAAAAACTCGTCGCCGCATTCAAGGGCCTGCAAGTGCCGACACCGTTCGGGCGCATCACCTACCGCCCTGAAGACAACCAGTCGACGATGGGCGGTTATGTGGGCCGCACCAGAAACGAGGGAGGCAAGGGCGTGATGGTCGATTACCGTTATGTCGACGGCGCCAAGGTGCAGCCGTCGGCCGACGAGGTGCGGAAAATGCGCCCGAAAGACTGAGTAACCGTCTTCCGAGTCAAGTGCCGTGCAGCGATTTATCCCAAGGTTTGCCGGTTCTGACCATGGCGTTGAGCGTGGTCAGGAGTTTGCGCATGCACGCCACCAGAGCGACCTTGGGCAGCTTGCCGGCAGCCTTGAGGCGTTCGTAGAAGGCCTTGATGGCCGGGTTGTAGCGAGTGGCAGTCAGCGTTGCCATGTACAGCACACGCCGGACCTCGAAGCGTCCTCCTTGCACCCGTCGTCGGCCCTTGCTGCTGCCGGAATCGTTGGCCATGGGCGCCACGCCTACCAGGGCTGCGATCTCGCGCCGGTTGAGCCGGCCCAGTTCGGGCAACTCGGCAATCATCGTGGCGCTGGCCACCGGACCAACGCCTGCGGCCGACTGCAGCAGCCGGTCCAGATCGCCGAAGTGCTCCCGCACATGGCCCACCATCTGCGTCTCCAGCTCATTGAGCTGTGCCTTGATGGCAGCCACGATGGCCTCGATGCTTGGGTGCAGCTTCGCGGGGGTGATCTGCAGGCGCTGGCGTTCGGAATGAAGCATGGTCAGCAGCTGGCGCCTGCGTGTGACCAGCGCAGCCAGCCACTGCTGGCACTCGTCGGTCAGGGGGCGCAGGAAGCGGCTCAGGTCTTCGCGGCGCAGCAGCACCGCGGCCAGCTCCGCGAGCATGCGTGCATCGACCGCGTCGGTCTTGGCCAGCCGGCCCATGGACTTGGCGAAGTCGCGCGCCTGGCGCGGATTGAGCACCGCCACGGGCAGGCCTG from the Verminephrobacter eiseniae EF01-2 genome contains:
- a CDS encoding amino acid synthesis family protein, whose amino-acid sequence is MIRIRRVFTQLEDIRHEFGPVADRPLLRGAIAAVLSNPYAGRYEQDILALMDALQDVGLDLARRLLQTLAVPAGRIEGYGKGAIVGAAGELEHGALWHVPGGYAMRELLGWQAERSADARSAKGAKGTKDPQGARGRGQGANALAIVPATKKVGAPGCALDVPLTHINASYVRSHFDTIELRVPGAPAADELIVILAMSTGPRIHARVGGLAAADISQWNGLR
- a CDS encoding IS110 family RNA-guided transposase, which encodes MSVTSMTVGIDVAKAHIDVCVLEPKSGAQRFTNDAEGHSALAALLQPLDVGLVVMEATGGYEVALACALQAAGLPVAVLNPRQARDFAKSMGRLAKTDAVDARMLAELAAVLLRREDLSRFLRPLTDECQQWLAALVTRRRQLLTMLHSERQRLQITPAKLHPSIEAIVAAIKAQLNELETQMVGHVREHFGDLDRLLQSAAGVGPVASATMIAELPELGRLNRREIAALVGVAPMANDSGSSKGRRRVQGGRFEVRRVLYMATLTATRYNPAIKAFYERLKAAGKLPKVALVACMRKLLTTLNAMVRTGKPWDKSLHGT
- a CDS encoding TetR family transcriptional regulator — protein: MPAAAKPRTAARRTGAREQAAQATRDSILKAATKVFARYGYEGGSVEKISKAAKSFDRMIYYYFGSKEGLFIEVLEAIYRRMNEAESRLALDIDAPVEALQAVIRFVVGYYRKNPEFVTLLNTENLHKGRHIAKSMRAREYSSPAIAVIGQVLASGQAQGLFRQDVAARDIYLLIAATGYFYMSNRHTLSAFLGEDLESAQALAHWERFVIDSVLRTVAPGPCLPRAQPADSIHPPRAEAP
- a CDS encoding ABC transporter substrate-binding protein, translated to MPLRANPRPAMAAALLATALAMTLATVPPPAQAQTRGVIKIGEINSYKAQPAFLEPYKKGMELAIEEINAAGGLLGKRVQLIVRDDNANPGDAVRAAQELVAREKIDVLTGSFLSHIGLALADFAKQNKFFFLAGEPLTDKIVWQSGNRYTYRLRPSTYMQVSMMVPDALALKKKRWALVYPNYEYGQSAAATFKQLLKAAQPDVEFVAEQAPPLGKVDAGSVVQALADARPEALFNVLFGADLSKFVREGNTRGLFRGREVVSLLTGEPEYLDPLKDEAPNGWIVTGYPWYGIQTPEHQAFRTAYQARFSDYPRLGSIVGYSAIRSLAEGLKKAGSVDAEKLVAAFKGLQVPTPFGRITYRPEDNQSTMGGYVGRTRNEGGKGVMVDYRYVDGAKVQPSADEVRKMRPKD
- a CDS encoding UPF0280 family protein; protein product: MPAWRCLLPGGRWHFQHGPMDLIIEARGDSRAVALAHERAWLRFAGLLQELVDELPALRAPVGAGCALRGVVARRMWAACRPYRAGFITPMAAVAGAVAQEILAGYARDGIARAWVNNGGDIALHLAPGASASVGICSDIAALDAAQLRNGLLPDGQLRIRSAMPVRGVATSGWRGRSQSLGIADSVTVLARTAAEADAAATIVANAVDVPDERIGRMPAWQVRADSDLGALPVTVAVPALPAGQVRHALRQGLEKAQRLQSDGLLWWALLVCQRQWVATAAAPARSLHQPLHLHRSLP
- a CDS encoding DMT family transporter, which produces MSAARPPEGAHTVAEGEGAPSFAARPPEGAHTAAKGEGAPSFAARPPEGAHTAAEGEGAPVSAARPPGGAHTAAEGEGAPVSAPDEAQQAAAAASAARTRGIGVSCGLAVALIWSGWSVATRFAMKTELAPADVTFLRFGVAAIFLWPVLLRHGFGFKRIGRLNVCIMLIGAGVPFMMLAATGMRFAPASHVATLMIGMMPIFVALLSALFFRERFSRVQLGGLATVIVGAACLGGHALIADRGAGEWRGDLLFLCAGLCFASYTVVQRRSGISPWHATALVNVGSALVFAPIYWLFLQPRIFTAPVSDLLFQVFAQGVCAAIVAMFFYAEAVRRLGAPRAAIFGALTPAFAVLIGIPALGEIPGGVGLAGIALVMAGVVLVVTGARPRPA
- a CDS encoding amidohydrolase family protein yields the protein MTPASASDKSGKVVIRNIGLMLSGDLNRPILDADTIVVHDGLISAVGRAKDCDTGQARTLIDACQTCVAPGLIDSHVHPVPGDWTPRQNQLGWIDSSMHGGVTTMVSAGEVHLPGRPRDIVGLKALAITAQRAFDNFRPGGVKVLAGAPVIEKGLTEQDFKDLAQAGVRLLGEVGLGSVKAGGEARQMVAWARQHGIQSTIHTGGPSIPGSGLIDKDVVLEADADVIGHINGGHTALPWRQVCELCEKSARAIELVHNGNEKIAIEAARAAIALRCPHRVILGTDGPAGSGAQPLGMLRMIALIASFAEIPAELVFCFATGNTARIRRLDCGLIEVGRAADFVFMDRAQHSAGSTLLQSLQLGDIPGIGMVMIDGLVRCGRSRNTPPATTIPQLLPQRQQRH
- a CDS encoding ferredoxin--NADP reductase, which encodes MSAFLEERVLSVHHWTDRLFSFTTTRDSALRFANGHFTMIGLRVNGKPLLRAYSIVSPNYEEQLEFLSIKVPDGPLTSRLQHIRVGDQIVVGKKPTGTLLIDYLLPAKRLYLLATGTGVAPFLSLIRDPDTYEKFEQVILVHGVRAVKELAYHDYLAQELPRHELLGELVRRQFRYYPTVTREPFRHQGRPTTVIDNGQLARDLDLPALNPMQDRVMICGSPEMLRDLKQMMRERGFNEGNTSKPGDFVIERAFAEQ
- a CDS encoding amino acid synthesis family protein, which encodes MPARIRKIIVQTDEVRVEMGRDIQPPVRKALALAVIDNPCAGRYVENLDALAAIGEELGALLGQRCVQALGIAPEQAHSYGKAAIVGEAGELEHAAAVLHPKLGAALRSVLGKGAAIVPSSKKIGGLGTAIDVPLGHKDAAYVRSHFDAIEARVADAPRANEIVVAIAVTDSGRPLPRIGGLDAAGIQGLDGLR